One window from the genome of Acidobacteriota bacterium encodes:
- a CDS encoding S41 family peptidase, whose protein sequence is MLSCRCRRAVPGIALLIGLMVASGAIAQSSPSLLEEANAAYESKDFRRAGELFERSALTTRNPGEAYNAACSYALAKLPEEAFGQLERAVRFGFMDADWMRQDGDLATLREDRRWAPLAEKASALAARQADFWQGPASEVPFREDLSLDDKLAGLATLWAEVKFNFVNFDLVPEVDWDALYRESLPRVRQSRSTVEYYRILTRLMARLRDGHSNVYPPAELRDEFWGRPLVATAWIEQQVIVTKVEEPDLGVGVGDRVVSIDGQPAADYARRRVEPMQSASTDQDLASRTFGRGLLAGPAGSTVTLAVRNAEGELRQVELTRRPLAEQAVMRPSHRPFELSWLDGDIAHVRLNGFGTPAAADGFAAAFDELSSAKALILDVRENGGGNSSEGWRVLSHLTAEALPVASWYTRQYRPAHRAWGRGPSTFGREGGVRRLTGPGPYTGPVAVLIGPRTFSAAEDFALTFDLLDRGLLIGEATGGSTGQPVSFTLPGGGSARVCAKRDLYPDGREFVGVGILPDRVVAPTVADFRAGRDTVLEAAVEALQTPG, encoded by the coding sequence ATGCTGTCATGCCGGTGCCGTCGTGCTGTGCCTGGAATCGCCCTGCTGATCGGACTGATGGTGGCATCCGGCGCCATCGCGCAGTCATCGCCGAGTCTTCTGGAGGAAGCCAACGCCGCCTACGAGAGCAAAGACTTCCGGCGGGCGGGTGAGCTCTTCGAGCGCTCGGCCCTCACCACGCGCAATCCCGGCGAGGCCTACAACGCGGCCTGTAGCTATGCCCTGGCCAAGCTGCCGGAGGAAGCCTTCGGGCAGCTCGAGAGGGCGGTGCGATTCGGCTTCATGGATGCTGATTGGATGCGCCAAGACGGCGACCTGGCCACGCTGAGAGAGGACCGGCGATGGGCGCCCCTGGCCGAGAAGGCGAGCGCGCTGGCGGCTCGTCAGGCGGACTTCTGGCAGGGGCCCGCGTCCGAAGTGCCGTTTCGAGAGGATCTCTCCCTCGACGACAAGCTCGCCGGCTTGGCGACCCTGTGGGCGGAGGTCAAATTCAACTTCGTCAACTTCGACCTGGTGCCCGAGGTCGACTGGGATGCCCTCTATCGAGAGTCTTTGCCGCGGGTGCGCCAGTCACGGTCGACGGTCGAGTACTACCGCATCCTGACCCGCCTGATGGCTCGCCTGCGGGATGGCCACAGCAACGTCTACCCGCCGGCCGAGCTGCGCGATGAATTCTGGGGCCGCCCTCTGGTGGCCACTGCTTGGATCGAGCAGCAGGTGATCGTGACCAAGGTTGAGGAACCGGATCTCGGCGTCGGCGTCGGCGATCGGGTGGTCAGTATCGACGGTCAGCCGGCGGCCGACTATGCCCGGCGCCGAGTGGAGCCGATGCAAAGCGCTTCGACGGACCAAGACCTGGCGTCGCGGACCTTCGGTCGGGGGTTGCTCGCCGGGCCCGCCGGCAGCACCGTCACTCTGGCGGTGCGCAACGCCGAAGGCGAGCTCCGACAGGTCGAGTTGACCCGTCGGCCGCTCGCCGAGCAGGCGGTGATGCGGCCGTCCCACCGGCCCTTCGAGCTCTCCTGGTTGGACGGTGACATCGCCCACGTTCGCCTCAACGGTTTCGGGACGCCGGCGGCGGCGGACGGCTTCGCCGCCGCCTTCGACGAGCTGTCGTCGGCCAAGGCTCTGATCCTGGACGTGCGTGAAAACGGCGGCGGCAACAGCTCCGAAGGCTGGCGTGTGCTCTCCCATCTCACCGCCGAGGCGTTGCCCGTGGCGAGCTGGTACACGCGCCAGTATCGGCCGGCCCATCGCGCCTGGGGACGGGGTCCGAGTACCTTCGGCAGGGAGGGCGGTGTGCGGCGGCTCACAGGACCCGGTCCCTACACCGGGCCGGTGGCGGTGCTGATCGGTCCCCGCACTTTCTCGGCGGCGGAAGACTTCGCCCTCACCTTCGATCTCCTCGACCGCGGTCTGCTGATCGGCGAGGCGACCGGCGGCAGCACCGGCCAACCGGTGTCCTTCACGCTGCCCGGCGGTGGCTCGGCTCGGGTGTGCGCCAAGCGCGACCTCTATCCCGACGGTCGCGAGTTCGTCGGCGTCGGCATCCTGCCGGACCGGGTGGTGGCGCCGACCGTCGCCGACTTCCGGGCCGGTCGGGACACCGTCCTCGAGGCGGCCGTCGAGGCGTTGCAGACGCCCGGATGA